TGACGTCGCGGATGAAGACGATCAAGCAGGCGCAGATCAGGCCGAGCGCGAAGGCGAACACCTGCTGCAGGACGAAGATCAGGGGCACGAACAGGAGCCCGGTCCCGAGATCGTGGCCGAAGGCGACCAGATACATCAGGAAGACCGCCATGGTCACCGCGAAGGTCACCGCTTCCGACAGGACGATGTAGCTGGCCAGCAGCGGCATCGACACGCGGACCTTGGACAGGATGTGTTTCTTGTCCAGGAATACGGTGGTCACGCGCGAGACCGTATTGGCGAAGGCGGTCCAGGGCACCACGCCCGCAACCAGATAGACGCTGTAGGCGTAGGTATCGGAATTTCCGGGCAGCCGGGCGCCCATGATCTGGGAGAAGATCAGGGTGAAGATCGTCACCTGGACCAAGGGCCAGATGAGGACCCAGGCGAGTCCCAAGACAGATCCCGAGTACCGGTCGACGAAATCTTGTCTAGTCCAGTTGACGACCATACCAAGGTTGAAATTCGAATGGTCAGAACGTCGGCGCCGCGAAAGCATCGGCAATGTCATCTTGGTCCCTGTATTGAAGTATCCC
This Skermanella mucosa DNA region includes the following protein-coding sequences:
- a CDS encoding ABC transporter permease; protein product: MGLAWVLIWPLVQVTIFTLIFSQIMGARLPGNSDTYAYSVYLVAGVVPWTAFANTVSRVTTVFLDKKHILSKVRVSMPLLASYIVLSEAVTFAVTMAVFLMYLVAFGHDLGTGLLFVPLIFVLQQVFAFALGLICACLIVFIRDVKEIVGIVLQLWFWFTPIVYVADIVPESIRGWLELNPSMLFIESYHAIFVHGGLPVLDDMVTLAVTGGVLLAVSLLMLRKLERDIRDFL